In a single window of the Elaeis guineensis isolate ETL-2024a chromosome 4, EG11, whole genome shotgun sequence genome:
- the LOC105042491 gene encoding LOW QUALITY PROTEIN: aquaporin TIP3-1 (The sequence of the model RefSeq protein was modified relative to this genomic sequence to represent the inferred CDS: inserted 1 base in 1 codon), which translates to MPLRPRFAFGRTEDAVHPDTMRAALSEFIGTAIFVFAGEGSVLSLEKLYRDTSTAGGLVMVAIAHALAFFVAVSIAFNTSGGHINPAVTFGALVGGRISLIHAXFYWVAQLLGAIIASLLLRVTTGGMRPLGFSLGSGIGEWHAVLLEIVLTFGLVYTVYATAIDPKRGYLGTIAPLAIGFIVGANILAGGPFDGASMNPARAFGPALVGWRWRRHWVYWLGPFVGAGLAGLTYEFLVIPTETTPHAHQPLAPEDY; encoded by the exons ATGCCACTTCGCCCTCGTTTCGCCTTCGGCCGGACCGAAGATGCCGTCCACCCCGACACCATGCGCGCCGCCCTCTCTGAGTTCATCGGCACTGCCATCTTTGTATTCGCCGGCGAAGGCTCCGTCCTTTCCCTCG AGAAGCTGTACAGGGACACCTCCACTGCCGGCGGCCTTGTGATGGTTGCCATAGCCCATGCGTTGGCCTTCTTTGTTGCAGTCTCCATCGCCTTCAATACCTCCGGTGGGCACATCAACCCGGCTGTAACCTTTGGTGCCCTTGTCGGTGGCCGGATCTCTCTCATCCATG GTTTCTACTGGGTGGCCCAGCTCCTTGGAGCAATCATAGCTTCACTTCTTCTAAGGGTCACAACGGGAGGCATG AGGCCGCTGGGGTTCTCACTGGGATCAGGCATTGGAGAGTGGCATGCAGTACTGCTTGAGATCGTGCTGACGTTTGGACTGGTGTACACCGTCTATGCCACGGCGATCGATCCGAAGAGAGGCTATCTCGGCACAATTGCACCGCTTGCCATAGGCTTCATCGTCGGAGCAAACATTCTCGCCGGCGGTCCATTCGATGGTGCTTCAATGAACCCGGCACGGGCTTTCGGTCCGGCACTTGTCGGCTGGCGGTGGAGGCGCCACTGGGTGTACTGGCTTGGGCCTTTTGTGGGTGCCGGACTTGCAGGGCTTACCTATGAGTTCCTTGTGATCCCGACGGAGACTACTCCCCATGCTCACCAACCCTTGGCTCCTGAAGATTACTAG